GGCGGCAGGACAAGAAACGGACTCCTCCAGGCTTCGCACATAGGACTTGGCTGCTGGCGGTAGATCTTCGAACCGGCGTAAGTCAGAGGTAGGACACTGCCAGCCAGACAACTCCTCATAAACAGGCTGGCACTGTCGGAGAGCCGCTGCACTGCTGGGAAATTGATCAATAACGTGGCCATCAAGTTTGTATGCGCGGCAAATCTTGATGGAGGCAAAGGTATCAAGGACGTCAAGGCGAGTAACGGCAATGCCGTGGAAGCCGTTAATCTGGACGCTGAAACGAGTGGCTACGGCATCGAACCAGCCGCAACGGCGCGGCCGCCCTGTCGTTGCCCCATACTCGCGGCCCAGCTTGCGAATCAACTCGCCGGTCTCATCCAGAAGCTCCGTCGTCATAGGCCCGGCGCCGACCCTCGTCGTATACGCCTTTGCCACGCCCAAAGCAAAATCTATCTTGGTCGTTGCAGGGCTTAGCCCCAGGCCCACAAAAGCTCCTCCCACCACAGGCGACGAGGAAGTGACATAGGGATAGGTACCAAAGTCAATATCAAGGAGGGCCCCCTGCGCCCCCTCCAGCAGAACTAGCCCACCCCTTCCCAAAGCCTGGCCAATTAGTGGCCCGGTCTCACAGATGAAGGGGGCTAGGCGCTCTCCATATCGGCAGTATTGATCATAGACCTCTTCCAAAGACAGCGGAGGTACTCCGTACACTTTGGTCAGGATGGCATTCTTTTGTTCTAACGCGGAATGAATTCTGTGACGCAACTCCTCCCTGTCAAGAAGGTCCCCGGCTCGAACGCCCGTACGAGCCGCCTTGTCCATATAAGCCGGGCCTACCCCACTGCGAGTCGTGCCCAAAGCCTTGCTGCCCTTGGTCTCCTCTTCCATCTTATCCAGGAGTACGTGATAGGGCATGACCAAATGAGCTCGACTGCTGATAAACAGCCTTGATGTATTTAC
The sequence above is drawn from the Chloroflexota bacterium genome and encodes:
- a CDS encoding adenylosuccinate synthase, with product MPLVAVVGAQWGDEGKGKIVDLLAEKASLVARFSGGPNAGHTVCNPYGEFRLHLVPSGIFYPHTDCLIGNGVVVSPAVLLDELKQLQEKGVNTSRLFISSRAHLVMPYHVLLDKMEEETKGSKALGTTRSGVGPAYMDKAARTGVRAGDLLDREELRHRIHSALEQKNAILTKVYGVPPLSLEEVYDQYCRYGERLAPFICETGPLIGQALGRGGLVLLEGAQGALLDIDFGTYPYVTSSSPVVGGAFVGLGLSPATTKIDFALGVAKAYTTRVGAGPMTTELLDETGELIRKLGREYGATTGRPRRCGWFDAVATRFSVQINGFHGIAVTRLDVLDTFASIKICRAYKLDGHVIDQFPSSAAALRQCQPVYEELSGWQCPTSDLRRFEDLPPAAKSYVRSLEESVSCPAAIISVGPRREQTIMVRPIP